CGACGCGGCTCACTCGGTCAGGTCGACGACCGTCGCGCCGGCGAGGTCCGCGAGCCGTCGCGGCGCAATGGGAAACACGGCCTCCGGCGTCCCCGCCGCGCCGTAGACGGTCTCGTACCCGGTCAGCGTCGGGTCGAAGACGGTCGGGAAGTCGGCGTCGTGACAGATCGGGGGGACGCCGCCGATGCTCCACCCGACGCGCTCGCGGATTCGCTCGGGGTCGGCCATCGCCGCGTCGGCCGCGTCGAAGTGGGCCGCGACCGCGGCCAGGTCGAGTCGGTTCGCGCCGCTCGTGATCGCGGCGACGAGTCGGTCCGTGTCGGCACCGTCGCCCTCGGAGAGCGAGACGACGATGGTGGACGCGATCGCCGCGGTGTCGCACCCGACAGCGTCGGCCGCGGCGGCGGCCGTCTTCGTTCCCGCGTCGAACTCCAGCGCGTCGATGTC
This genomic window from Halorubrum sp. PV6 contains:
- a CDS encoding YbaK/EbsC family protein, whose translation is MHERTAEFAARAADRYGVDIDALEFDAGTKTAAAAADAVGCDTAAIASTIVVSLSEGDGADTDRLVAAITSGANRLDLAAVAAHFDAADAAMADPERIRERVGWSIGGVPPICHDADFPTVFDPTLTGYETVYGAAGTPEAVFPIAPRRLADLAGATVVDLTE